Proteins from one Bacteroides zhangwenhongii genomic window:
- a CDS encoding DUF4348 domain-containing protein → MKKLIAGVILLGILSSCGNKKAKIDPFASITKEVDSIRYKTDSIHQEELPEEPQPIQADESFDDFIYNFASDDVLQRQRVKFPLPYYNGDKKLNIDEHHWKHDDLFTKQHYYTLLFDKEEDMDLVGDTALTSVQVEWIFVKTRMMKKYYFERIKGAWMLEAINLRPIEQDDDEDFVEFFGRFAVDSLFQSQRIREPLIFVTSDPDDDFSILETTLDRDQWFAFKPELPSERLSNINYGQRNDDNSTTKILALKGIGNGFSNILYFRRKAGGWELYKFEDTSI, encoded by the coding sequence ATGAAAAAACTAATTGCAGGGGTCATATTGCTCGGTATACTGAGTTCCTGTGGAAACAAGAAAGCTAAGATTGACCCCTTCGCATCTATTACAAAAGAGGTGGATTCCATCCGGTACAAAACCGATTCAATCCACCAGGAAGAATTGCCGGAAGAGCCGCAACCCATACAGGCCGACGAGTCTTTCGACGATTTTATCTATAATTTTGCCTCCGACGACGTGTTGCAGCGTCAGCGTGTGAAGTTTCCGTTGCCCTACTACAATGGAGACAAGAAGCTGAACATCGACGAACACCATTGGAAGCATGACGACTTATTTACCAAGCAGCATTACTATACGCTCCTGTTTGATAAAGAAGAAGATATGGATTTAGTAGGAGATACTGCGCTTACCTCTGTGCAAGTGGAGTGGATATTCGTGAAGACACGGATGATGAAAAAATATTACTTTGAACGCATCAAAGGAGCGTGGATGCTGGAAGCCATCAATTTGCGTCCTATCGAGCAGGACGACGATGAGGACTTTGTGGAGTTCTTCGGCCGTTTTGCCGTCGACAGCCTTTTCCAGAGCCAGCGCATACGCGAACCGTTGATTTTTGTTACCAGCGATCCGGATGACGACTTCTCCATTTTGGAGACAACGCTCGACCGGGACCAATGGTTTGCCTTCAAGCCGGAACTTCCTTCCGAACGTCTCTCCAATATCAACTACGGACAGAGAAACGACGATAACTCGACAACGAAGATTCTTGCGTTGAAAGGTATCGGCAACGGTTTCTCCAACATCCTGTACTTCCGTCGGAAAGCCGGAGGATGGGAGCTGTATAAGTTTGAAGACACCAGTATATAA
- the kbl gene encoding glycine C-acetyltransferase: protein MYGKMQEILSQTLAEIKEAGLYKEERLIESAQQAAITVKGKEVLNFCANNYLGLSNHPRLIKASQEMMNRRGYGMSSVRFICGTQDIHKELEAAISDYFQTEDTILYAACFDANGGVFEPLFTEEDAIISDSLNHASIIDGVRLCKAKRYRYANADMKDLERCLQEAQAQRFRIVVTDGVFSMDGNVAPMDQICDLAEKYDALVMVDESHSAGVVGATGHGVSELYKTHGRVDIYTGTLGKAFGGALGGFTTGRKEIIDLLRQRSRPYLFSNSLAPGIIGASLEVFKMLKESNALHDKLVENVNYFRDKMTAAGFDIKPTQSAICAVMLYDAKLSQVYAARMQEEGIYVTGFYYPVVPKEQARIRVQISAGHEKAHLDKCIAAFIKVGKELGVLK, encoded by the coding sequence ATGTACGGTAAAATGCAAGAAATCCTCAGCCAGACATTGGCTGAAATCAAGGAGGCCGGACTTTACAAAGAAGAACGACTGATTGAGAGTGCGCAGCAAGCTGCCATCACTGTAAAAGGTAAAGAGGTACTGAACTTCTGTGCCAACAATTACTTGGGACTGTCCAATCACCCCCGATTGATCAAGGCTTCCCAAGAGATGATGAATCGTCGCGGATACGGTATGTCGTCCGTCCGTTTTATCTGTGGGACACAGGATATTCATAAAGAACTGGAAGCGGCTATTTCCGACTATTTCCAGACAGAAGACACGATTCTATACGCTGCCTGCTTCGATGCGAACGGCGGGGTATTCGAACCGCTCTTCACCGAAGAGGATGCGATTATCTCGGACTCGCTGAACCATGCTTCCATCATCGACGGTGTGCGTCTGTGTAAAGCGAAACGCTATCGTTATGCCAATGCCGATATGAAGGATTTGGAAAGATGTCTGCAAGAAGCGCAGGCGCAACGTTTCCGTATTGTCGTGACGGACGGTGTATTCTCTATGGATGGCAATGTGGCTCCGATGGATCAGATTTGCGATCTGGCCGAGAAATATGATGCGCTGGTGATGGTAGACGAGTCTCACTCGGCAGGAGTGGTAGGCGCCACCGGTCACGGGGTCAGCGAATTGTATAAGACACACGGCCGCGTGGATATTTACACCGGAACGCTGGGCAAAGCTTTCGGTGGTGCGCTGGGAGGATTTACGACAGGCCGCAAAGAGATTATCGACCTGTTGCGTCAACGCAGCCGTCCGTATCTGTTCTCTAATTCATTGGCTCCGGGCATTATCGGCGCCAGCCTTGAGGTGTTCAAAATGCTGAAAGAAAGCAATGCGCTGCACGACAAGCTTGTAGAGAACGTGAATTACTTCCGCGACAAGATGACCGCTGCCGGATTTGATATCAAACCGACGCAGAGTGCGATATGCGCTGTGATGCTGTATGATGCGAAGTTGTCTCAGGTTTATGCCGCACGTATGCAGGAAGAGGGTATTTACGTGACCGGATTCTATTATCCGGTGGTTCCGAAGGAACAGGCGCGTATCCGTGTGCAAATCTCTGCAGGACACGAGAAGGCTCATCTCGACAAATGTATCGCTGCCTTTATCAAAGTGGGTAAAGAACTCGGCGTATTGAAATAA
- the murB gene encoding UDP-N-acetylmuramate dehydrogenase encodes MYSLLPYNTFGIDVSASRFLEYASVAELKEYIAQGAVTTPFLHIGGGSNLLFTKDYDGLILHSRIGGIEVTAEDSQTVSLRVGAGVVWDDFVACCVEHGWYGAENLSLIPGEVGASAVQNIGAYGVEVKDLITAVETVNIQGYERVYSVEECEYAYRNSIFKRPENKSVFVNYVRFRLSKEERYTLDYGTIRQELAKYPAPTLPIVRKVIIEIRESKLPDPKVTGNAGSFFMNPIVAKDKLEALQRDYPRIPYYELPDGRVKIPAGWMIDQCGWKGKSLGPAAVHDKQALVLVNRGGAKGSDIIALSDAVRASVRDKFGIDIHPEVNVI; translated from the coding sequence ATGTATTCTCTTTTGCCCTACAATACCTTCGGCATTGATGTCAGTGCCTCCCGTTTTCTGGAATACGCCTCAGTAGCGGAACTGAAGGAGTATATTGCGCAAGGTGCCGTTACGACACCTTTTTTGCATATTGGCGGCGGCAGCAATCTGCTGTTTACCAAAGACTACGACGGGCTGATACTGCATTCCCGCATCGGAGGTATCGAAGTGACGGCCGAAGACTCTCAGACCGTATCCCTGCGTGTCGGCGCGGGAGTTGTGTGGGATGATTTTGTAGCCTGTTGCGTGGAGCATGGATGGTATGGAGCGGAGAATCTTTCGTTGATTCCCGGTGAGGTGGGAGCGAGTGCCGTGCAAAATATCGGAGCCTACGGAGTGGAGGTGAAAGACCTGATAACGGCGGTAGAGACAGTGAACATTCAAGGATATGAGCGTGTTTACTCTGTCGAAGAATGCGAATATGCCTATCGCAACAGCATTTTCAAGCGTCCTGAGAACAAATCCGTTTTTGTCAACTATGTCCGCTTCCGCCTTAGTAAAGAAGAACGGTACACGCTGGACTATGGAACGATCCGCCAGGAACTTGCAAAGTATCCTGCACCGACGTTGCCCATTGTCCGTAAAGTGATCATTGAGATTCGCGAAAGCAAACTGCCCGACCCGAAAGTGACGGGAAATGCAGGCAGTTTCTTTATGAACCCCATTGTGGCGAAAGACAAGCTGGAAGCCTTGCAGCGGGATTATCCCCGCATACCTTACTATGAGCTTCCTGACGGGCGTGTGAAAATTCCTGCCGGATGGATGATCGACCAATGCGGATGGAAAGGAAAATCCTTAGGACCCGCCGCCGTCCACGATAAACAAGCATTGGTGTTGGTGAATCGGGGTGGAGCGAAAGGCAGTGACATTATCGCACTCTCAGATGCGGTGCGGGCTTCGGTACGCGATAAATTCGGTATCGATATCCACCCGGAAGTAAACGTAATTTAA
- a CDS encoding DUF3127 domain-containing protein — protein MEFTGKIIAILPPRGGVSRTSGNEWKSQEFVIENHDQYPRKMCFDVFGADKIEQFNIQMGEELTVSFDVDARQWQDRWFNSIRAWKVERVGAGAPMAPGAPVPPPAPSATPEFTPGDAKDDLPF, from the coding sequence ATGGAATTTACAGGAAAAATCATCGCTATTCTCCCTCCGAGAGGTGGAGTATCAAGAACAAGCGGCAACGAGTGGAAATCACAAGAGTTCGTTATCGAAAATCACGACCAATATCCGCGTAAAATGTGTTTCGACGTATTCGGCGCAGACAAAATCGAGCAGTTCAATATTCAAATGGGCGAAGAACTGACCGTATCATTTGATGTTGACGCCCGTCAATGGCAGGATCGTTGGTTCAACAGTATCCGTGCATGGAAAGTCGAACGTGTAGGCGCAGGCGCTCCAATGGCTCCGGGTGCTCCCGTTCCTCCTCCGGCTCCGTCCGCTACTCCGGAATTTACTCCGGGCGACGCGAAAGACGATCTGCCTTTCTAA
- a CDS encoding NAD-dependent epimerase/dehydratase family protein, with the protein MEHILIIGATGQIGSELTMELRKRYGNANVVAGYIPGAEPKGELKESGPSAIADVTDAQAVASVVKEYHIDTIYNLAALLSVVAESKPKLAWKIGIDGLWNVLEVAREQGCAVFTPSSIGSFGASTPHTKTPQDTIQRPRTMYGVTKVTTELLSDYYFNKYGVDTRAVRFPGIISNVTPPGGGTTDYAVDIYYSAVKGEKFVCPIKQGTLMDMMYMPDALNAAITLMEADPTRLIHRNAFNIASMSFDPETIYQAIKKHVPQFEMVYDIDPLKQRIADSWPDSLDDTCAREEWGWKPAYDLESMTVDMLEKLREKLK; encoded by the coding sequence ATGGAACACATTTTGATTATTGGAGCTACCGGACAGATCGGGTCGGAGCTAACGATGGAGCTACGGAAACGTTATGGAAATGCAAATGTTGTAGCAGGTTATATACCGGGTGCAGAGCCTAAGGGAGAATTGAAAGAGTCCGGTCCTTCGGCGATTGCCGATGTGACGGATGCTCAGGCGGTGGCATCTGTGGTAAAAGAGTATCACATTGATACGATTTATAATTTGGCTGCCCTGTTGTCCGTAGTTGCCGAGTCGAAACCCAAGCTGGCTTGGAAGATAGGTATTGATGGATTATGGAATGTGCTGGAAGTGGCACGTGAACAAGGATGCGCGGTGTTCACTCCCAGTTCTATCGGCTCGTTTGGTGCAAGTACGCCTCACACCAAGACGCCGCAAGACACGATCCAGCGTCCGCGTACCATGTATGGAGTCACGAAAGTAACGACAGAGTTGCTGAGCGACTACTATTTTAATAAATACGGTGTCGATACCCGTGCTGTCCGTTTTCCGGGCATTATTTCGAATGTGACCCCTCCGGGAGGAGGTACGACCGACTATGCTGTCGACATTTACTATTCGGCAGTGAAAGGAGAGAAGTTTGTGTGCCCCATTAAGCAAGGCACTTTGATGGATATGATGTATATGCCGGATGCACTGAACGCGGCGATCACGCTGATGGAAGCCGATCCGACAAGATTGATACACCGCAATGCTTTCAATATCGCTTCCATGAGTTTCGACCCGGAAACGATATATCAGGCAATCAAGAAGCACGTGCCGCAGTTTGAGATGGTTTATGACATAGACCCCTTGAAGCAGCGCATAGCCGATAGCTGGCCCGACAGTCTGGACGACACTTGTGCCCGCGAAGAGTGGGGATGGAAGCCCGCCTACGATTTGGAAAGCATGACGGTGGATATGCTTGAAAAGTTACGAGAGAAATTAAAATAA
- the dnaN gene encoding DNA polymerase III subunit beta has protein sequence MKFIVSSTALSSHLQAISRVINSKNALPILDCFLFELEDGTLSVTVSDSETTMVTTVEVNESDTNGRFAVVAKTLLDALKEIPEQPLTFDVNPDNYEITVQYQNGKYSLMGQNADEFPQSATLGDNAVRVEMEAEVLLGGINRSVFATADDELRPVMNGIYFDITTEDITMVASDGHKLVRCKTLAAKGNERAAFILPKKPATLLKNLLPKEQGMVTIEFDERNAVFMLESYRMVCRLIEGRYPNYNSVIPQNNPHKLTVDRQQLMGALRRVSIFSSQASSLIKLRMQENQIVISAQDIDFSTSAEETQVCQYTGAAMSIGFKSTFLIDILNNISADEVIIELADPSRAGVIIPVEQEENEDLLMLLMPMMLND, from the coding sequence ATGAAATTTATCGTTTCAAGTACTGCTCTTTCTAGCCATTTACAGGCTATAAGCCGCGTGATCAATTCGAAAAACGCATTGCCTATCCTCGATTGTTTTCTCTTCGAACTGGAAGATGGAACATTGTCTGTCACCGTATCCGACAGCGAGACAACGATGGTTACTACCGTAGAAGTGAATGAAAGCGATACGAACGGACGTTTTGCCGTAGTGGCGAAAACGTTGCTGGACGCACTGAAAGAGATTCCGGAACAGCCATTGACGTTTGACGTCAATCCGGACAATTATGAAATTACGGTGCAGTATCAGAACGGAAAATATAGTCTGATGGGACAGAATGCGGACGAATTCCCTCAGTCGGCTACATTGGGAGACAATGCAGTTCGCGTGGAGATGGAAGCGGAAGTGCTTCTGGGAGGTATCAACCGCTCGGTATTCGCGACTGCCGACGATGAACTCCGTCCGGTGATGAACGGTATTTATTTTGATATTACGACAGAAGACATCACGATGGTCGCATCGGACGGTCATAAGCTGGTGCGTTGCAAGACATTGGCGGCTAAAGGCAACGAGCGTGCGGCGTTCATCCTGCCGAAGAAACCGGCTACGCTGCTCAAGAATCTTCTGCCGAAAGAACAGGGCATGGTGACAATCGAATTCGACGAACGCAACGCCGTGTTCATGCTCGAAAGCTATCGCATGGTTTGCCGTCTGATCGAAGGGCGTTATCCGAACTACAACTCGGTAATTCCTCAAAACAACCCCCATAAGTTGACCGTAGACCGCCAGCAGTTGATGGGAGCTTTGCGCCGTGTGTCTATCTTTTCCTCGCAGGCAAGCAGCTTGATCAAGCTCCGTATGCAGGAAAACCAGATTGTCATTTCCGCGCAGGACATCGACTTCTCCACCTCTGCCGAAGAAACACAGGTATGCCAATATACGGGAGCTGCCATGAGTATCGGATTCAAATCTACGTTCCTGATCGACATCCTGAACAACATTTCCGCAGACGAAGTTATTATCGAATTGGCCGATCCCTCACGAGCCGGAGTAATCATTCCCGTAGAGCAGGAAGAGAACGAAGACTTGCTGATGTTGCTGATGCCGATGATGTTGAATGATTAA
- a CDS encoding DUF3352 domain-containing protein, with protein MKLRTIVKIAVTSSVVLLCAGFVMYSFFRLSAADGQRNFNLYELVPATTSAVFATDDVLEFVTETDNLTCSKERQYLYVSKLFSYLKHSLYELSEDSPHGLSRQMNQMLISFHAPDSERDQVLYCRLGEGDKELIDRFVQKYISSLYPPKTFDYKGEKITIYPMADGDFLACYLTSDFMALSFQKKLIEEVVDTYKKGDSLADDPAFMQINAPKKSRAVATIYTRVNGMIGWTEFDMKMKDDYVYFTGVSHDPDTCFAFVNQLRQQESVKGFPGEVLPSTTFYFSKQSVTDWTSLLAYGDSREYIPAGVDDDSGMQERNREISRYLMENTGHDLVTCLFQREDTLRGAAAVLSLSVPDVTEAERMMRSLTNTASAVERHKNPRITFCYTADKAYPVYRLPQTTLFTQLSSFAEPTSELYAAFYAGRLLLAPDEDSLSDYILRLDKGEVLDGAVTYKAGMSNLFDSYHFMLMADFEHLFRQVEKQVCFVPDFFVRNAEFFRNFILFAQFTCADEVAYPTIVLKYKAD; from the coding sequence ATGAAACTTCGTACGATAGTGAAAATAGCGGTCACTTCTTCTGTTGTACTTCTGTGCGCAGGTTTCGTCATGTACTCTTTTTTCAGGCTGTCGGCGGCTGACGGACAGAGAAATTTCAATCTTTACGAGCTGGTTCCCGCCACTACTTCGGCAGTGTTTGCTACCGATGATGTACTTGAGTTTGTGACTGAAACCGACAATCTGACTTGCAGCAAAGAACGGCAATACCTGTATGTATCCAAGCTGTTTTCCTACTTAAAACATTCCCTGTACGAACTTTCCGAAGATAGTCCTCACGGATTGAGTCGGCAAATGAATCAAATGCTGATAAGTTTCCATGCTCCGGACAGCGAACGCGACCAAGTGCTCTATTGCAGATTGGGAGAAGGAGATAAGGAGCTGATAGACAGATTCGTGCAAAAATATATTTCATCACTCTATCCGCCGAAAACTTTCGATTACAAAGGAGAAAAGATAACAATCTACCCGATGGCGGACGGTGATTTCCTCGCTTGCTATCTCACGTCCGATTTCATGGCGTTGAGCTTCCAGAAAAAACTGATAGAAGAAGTAGTTGACACCTACAAGAAGGGAGATTCTCTGGCGGATGATCCTGCTTTCATGCAGATAAACGCACCGAAGAAAAGCAGAGCGGTCGCTACCATTTATACCCGTGTGAACGGCATGATAGGGTGGACGGAGTTTGACATGAAGATGAAGGACGATTATGTCTATTTTACAGGTGTCAGCCATGATCCGGATACCTGTTTCGCCTTTGTCAACCAGCTTCGGCAACAAGAATCTGTCAAAGGATTTCCGGGCGAAGTGTTGCCTTCCACCACTTTCTATTTTAGCAAACAAAGCGTTACGGACTGGACCTCTCTGCTTGCCTATGGCGACAGTCGTGAATATATACCGGCAGGGGTGGACGATGATAGCGGAATGCAGGAAAGAAACCGTGAAATCTCGCGTTATCTGATGGAAAACACCGGGCATGATTTAGTGACCTGTCTTTTCCAGCGGGAAGATACATTGCGGGGCGCGGCGGCTGTGCTGAGTCTTTCTGTACCCGATGTGACGGAGGCTGAGAGGATGATGCGCTCCCTGACAAATACGGCATCCGCTGTAGAAAGACATAAGAATCCCCGTATAACTTTTTGTTATACTGCGGATAAAGCCTATCCTGTCTACCGGCTGCCTCAGACAACGTTGTTTACGCAACTTTCCAGTTTCGCGGAGCCGACTTCGGAACTGTACGCTGCTTTTTATGCCGGTCGTCTACTATTGGCACCGGACGAAGACAGTCTGTCGGACTATATACTCCGGTTGGATAAAGGCGAAGTGCTTGACGGTGCTGTTACCTATAAAGCGGGGATGAGTAACCTGTTCGATTCTTATCACTTTATGCTGATGGCAGATTTCGAACACCTCTTCCGGCAAGTGGAAAAACAGGTCTGTTTCGTGCCCGATTTCTTTGTGCGCAATGCGGAATTTTTTCGCAATTTCATACTTTTTGCTCAGTTCACTTGTGCTGATGAAGTGGCATATCCCACCATCGTTTTGAAGTATAAAGCCGACTAA
- a CDS encoding MBL fold metallo-hydrolase — protein MKVRIIGSGTSTGVPQIGCTCAVCTSADPKDNRLRASAIVETEDARILIDCGPDFREQVLHLPFEKIDGVLITHEHYDHVGGLDDLRPFCQFGSVPIYAEEYVARGLRSRMPYCFVEHSYPGVPNIPLQEIVAGQPFYINHTEVLPLRVMHGRLPILGYRIGKLGYITDMLTMPEESYEQLAGVDVLIVNALRIAPHPTHQNLEAALAVARRIQAKKTYFIHMSHDMGLHAEAERRLPENIHLAFDGLEILL, from the coding sequence ATGAAGGTAAGAATCATTGGAAGTGGAACATCGACAGGAGTGCCCCAGATTGGTTGCACATGTGCAGTTTGTACTTCTGCCGATCCGAAAGATAACAGGTTGCGTGCCTCTGCCATTGTAGAGACGGAAGATGCGCGCATATTGATAGATTGCGGTCCCGACTTCCGGGAGCAAGTACTGCATCTCCCTTTCGAGAAGATAGACGGAGTGCTCATTACGCATGAGCATTACGATCATGTGGGCGGGCTGGACGATCTTCGCCCGTTCTGCCAGTTTGGTTCAGTTCCTATTTATGCGGAAGAATACGTGGCACGCGGATTGCGTTCGCGTATGCCCTATTGTTTTGTGGAACATTCGTATCCCGGTGTCCCTAATATCCCTTTGCAAGAGATTGTGGCGGGACAACCCTTTTACATAAACCATACCGAAGTGCTTCCCTTGCGTGTGATGCACGGGCGGTTGCCGATTCTCGGATACCGGATCGGAAAACTCGGTTATATCACCGATATGCTGACCATGCCCGAAGAATCCTATGAACAATTGGCAGGCGTGGATGTTCTGATTGTGAATGCACTCCGCATAGCCCCGCATCCTACACATCAGAATCTGGAGGCGGCTTTGGCGGTTGCGCGGCGCATTCAGGCAAAGAAGACATACTTTATACACATGAGTCATGATATGGGCTTGCATGCCGAAGCTGAACGGAGACTTCCGGAGAATATTCACCTGGCATTTGACGGATTGGAAATCCTTCTTTAA
- a CDS encoding ferritin, which produces MISEKLQNAINEQITAEMWSANLYLAMSFYFEKEGFSGFAHWMKKQSQEEMGHAYAMADYIIKRGGTAKVDKIDVVPNGWGSPLEVFEHVYKHECHVSQLVDKLVDVAAAEKDKATQDFLWGFVREQVEEEATAQGIVDKIKKAGDTGIFFVDSQLGQR; this is translated from the coding sequence ATGATTTCAGAAAAATTACAGAATGCAATTAACGAACAGATTACTGCTGAGATGTGGTCTGCTAACCTGTATTTGGCAATGTCTTTCTATTTCGAGAAAGAAGGTTTCAGTGGTTTTGCCCATTGGATGAAGAAGCAGTCTCAAGAAGAGATGGGTCATGCTTATGCTATGGCAGATTATATTATCAAACGTGGAGGAACCGCTAAAGTTGATAAAATAGATGTTGTTCCTAACGGTTGGGGTAGTCCGTTGGAAGTATTCGAGCACGTTTACAAACATGAATGCCATGTTTCTCAATTGGTAGACAAACTGGTAGACGTAGCTGCTGCTGAGAAGGACAAGGCAACACAAGATTTCTTGTGGGGATTCGTTCGCGAACAAGTAGAAGAAGAAGCTACAGCGCAAGGCATTGTTGACAAAATCAAGAAAGCCGGTGATACCGGAATTTTCTTTGTAGACTCACAATTGGGACAGCGTTAA
- a CDS encoding 3'-5' exonuclease, giving the protein MKLNLKNPIVFFDLETTGTNINTDRIVEICYLKVYPNGNEEAKTLRINPEMHIPEASSAVHGIYDADVADCPTFKEVAKSIARDIEGCDLAGFNSNRFDIPVLAEEFLRAGVDIDMTKRKFVDVQVIFHKMEQRTLSAAYKFYCEKNLEDAHTAEADTRATYEVLKAQLDRYDELQNDIAFLADYSSYSKNVDFAGRMVYDDNGVEVFNFGKYKGMSVAEVLKKDPGYYSWILNSDFTLNTKAVLTKIRLREMSNLITK; this is encoded by the coding sequence ATGAAATTAAATTTGAAAAATCCCATCGTCTTTTTCGATCTTGAGACGACCGGAACCAATATCAACACAGACCGTATTGTTGAAATCTGTTATTTGAAAGTTTATCCGAACGGGAATGAGGAAGCCAAGACTTTGCGTATCAATCCGGAGATGCATATTCCCGAAGCCTCTTCCGCCGTGCATGGCATTTACGATGCGGACGTAGCGGATTGCCCTACTTTCAAGGAAGTGGCAAAGAGCATTGCCCGTGACATTGAAGGATGCGATTTGGCAGGATTCAACTCCAACCGTTTCGACATTCCTGTGCTGGCGGAAGAATTTCTGCGTGCGGGAGTGGATATCGACATGACGAAGCGCAAATTTGTGGACGTGCAGGTGATTTTCCACAAAATGGAGCAACGCACCCTTTCGGCAGCCTACAAATTCTACTGCGAAAAGAATCTGGAGGACGCGCATACGGCGGAGGCGGACACACGTGCCACTTACGAGGTGCTGAAAGCGCAGCTCGACCGCTATGACGAGTTGCAGAACGATATCGCGTTTCTGGCGGACTACTCCAGCTATTCCAAGAATGTAGACTTTGCCGGTCGCATGGTCTATGATGATAATGGAGTGGAAGTGTTCAACTTCGGAAAGTACAAAGGAATGTCTGTAGCTGAGGTCTTGAAGAAAGATCCCGGATATTACAGTTGGATTTTGAACAGTGATTTCACGCTGAATACGAAAGCGGTATTGACAAAAATCCGTCTGCGTGAAATGAGCAATCTGATAACGAAATAA
- a CDS encoding DUF2721 domain-containing protein — protein MEELTLTTPALLFSAVSLILLAYTNRFLSYAQLVRQLRDRYMENPTDITVAQIENLRKRLNLTRTMQGLGIASLFLCVVSMFFIYIGLQLLSAYVFGVALLLLIASLGVSFREIQISTRSLEIYLGTMEKGKNKDRK, from the coding sequence ATGGAAGAACTGACTCTCACGACTCCTGCCCTTCTTTTCTCGGCAGTCTCACTGATTTTATTGGCTTACACCAATCGTTTCTTATCGTACGCACAACTTGTGCGGCAGTTGCGCGACCGCTATATGGAGAATCCTACGGATATCACGGTAGCGCAAATAGAGAACTTACGGAAACGTTTGAATCTGACCCGCACCATGCAAGGACTGGGAATTGCGAGCCTGTTTCTCTGTGTGGTCAGTATGTTTTTCATTTATATCGGACTGCAACTGCTGTCCGCCTATGTATTCGGAGTGGCTCTGCTGTTGCTTATCGCTTCATTGGGCGTGTCTTTCCGCGAAATACAGATTTCCACCCGTTCGCTGGAGATTTATCTGGGAACGATGGAGAAGGGAAAGAATAAAGACAGGAAATGA